AATGCTAATCTTTAACATTATTTCTtcaacactacctgacaaaagtcttgtcgtagaTCCCAGtcttaaaagcaacaaataataacttgacttctagttgataacttggaaaagtggcagaaggtaaatttttcagATGAAGCATCTGTTGAACTGGTAATACTGCAAAGACCTATTGAAGCTGCATGGACTCAGGATTCTCGGagacatcagtcaagtttggtgaaagaaatatcatggtttggggttacattcagtacgggggagtgtgagagatctgcaaagtggatggcaacatcatcagcctgaggtgtcaagatatttgtgctgctcattacattacaaaccacaggagagggcaaattctccagcaggatagtgctccttctcaaacttcagGAACTTTGATTGGAGGCTGAAAGCAAagatggtcaaggtgctccaggattggccagcccagtcaccagacatgaacattattgagatgaatccaaagaatcttgatgaactctgggagtcctggaagaacgctttctttgctattatTATCTTTGctataagtgatttgagtcattgcagagatgtatggatgcagtcctccaagctcatgggagtcatacacaatattaattctttttccggtgcaccatgactttataatctATACTTGACATTATttctaagtgacaagacttttgtttagcAAAGtgagactttactgtcctaattaaatttaattaaatgagaaAATTAGCCACTTcacatgtttttgtttaaatttaaaaaacaaactatataataaaatattaaccgTATTGAATATTGTGTTTTTCATTTCAGTGTCAAACGTTCATGTGGTACAGACTCCAAATGCATTCCTGCAATGTAAGTTGAGCAAATAGCATTTtagaaatacaatatttaatatttataagttATTATAAACAGTGCAATGTTtagataaaatgattattattagtaatgAATTGTTTTTTGTGGGTATCTGTCCTCAGATTTCTGTCAGCTGGAACTGGATCCAAACACTGCAAATAAAGAGCTCAAACTGTCTGAAGACAACAGGAAGGTTTCATATTCACATACAGTCCAGCGGTATCCTGATCACCCAGAGCGATTTGATCCATGTAATTATGTGTTGTGTAAAGAGGGTTTGACTGGTCGCTGTTATTGGGAGGTCGAGTGCAGTGGGAATGAATGGGCTGTAGCTGTTTGCTACAAAGGAATTGAACGTAAAGGAATGGGTGACTGTAGATTTGGCTTCAACAAAATATCCTGGAGACTGGGCTATTGTCTACCAAATTTTTGTTTCATACATGGTAACAGACTGGTCCGTGTCCCTCTTGCCTCTAGAATAGGAGTGTATCTGGACCACAGAGCAGGATTTCTGTCCTTTTACAGCGTCTCTGACACAATGACCCTCCTTTATAAGGTCCAGACTACCTTCACTGAACCTCTGTACCCTGGGTTTTTAACTGGAAATGGTTCTTCAGTCAGGATAATGCCAACCAAGGATAGTTCAGAAAGACCAGAAATGAATATCATTGACTGAGTTACAGATTTAGTTGCTAAacttaagtgtgtatgtgtttaaatcAAAATGTCATTTGTAGTTTAACCAAACAAAACGTTAAGAAAAAAGGCGTACGATGGACATGATATGGGTTAGTTGAGACTCTCTGAATTGAATATCACTGAATAAATCTGCAGTTTATTATCAGATGTGTACTTCAGAAATTGGTTATAGTGAAATCTGTACGATACATGTGGGTCTTTAAtggtattacattttattttattaaatttttgctTTCTTATGGTGCCATGGTAAAACTTCTCAATCCTTAAATGGCccataaaaaaataagtcagtCACACTTTCTTTTAAGATACAGTTACTATTACATACAAAGATTTCCACTCACTGTATTaccaaaccattaactaaaactTGTAGCTCAAACAGTTTTTttgagattgtgtcaaagcagcttagcattaaagttctagtaaatcgaaactgtgtcagtccaattctaagagttgaagttcagtgtggtttaatattcacttctgagagtccaaacacgGAAGAGCAattccatcgatgcgcagctccacaagtcctaaaccaagcaagccaggggtgaggaacaaaacttcaccagttgacggAAGTGAAGGAAAACaccttgagagaaatcaggctcagttgggaacgaccatttctcctctggccaaactttttgtgcagagctgcagtctaggtgtgggaggctggagaacgctggacgtccaatgtggagaagctgcaggtgtgagtggGTCACTGgcgggtgatcaggctggcctacaggatcaatgcggagactcgtttGTCACTGGGTCTTTCATGAATCAATCTCATGCTCCTCACTCCTCCATgactgccacagcatctgctcaggatacggcctggtctaggataATGGGGACcatgaaaaacagactaacataagcggagatgccgttcaaattacatcttttgggaagtgttcccggctccggttgccctaattaatgcagcctaacaatcctttagaggatttggatttcaaaagcatttgtgttttatatgtCTTTAATCAATTCAGAAAAcatttgtcaagttgtcataaatgcTGTTCAATATAATGAAGAGACAATATTTTGCCTATTGTAATATAGTGAACACAATAATATTTCCTTGTTTTGGTCCATTGTACTATATCTGTTTCCCAGCCTGTTATCGAATAGTAGTCAAGCATTTATCCTGAAACTGACatcattttaaattcagtttgGACAGCAGTGCCATTGGCAGCGGGGTGAATAAATATACTAACTTAATACACACTGCAAGTGATTTACAGTAGCCAGACATTTGGTGTTCAATTTACATTGAATCAACACCATGTCAAGATTCTGATCTCAGTTTGATTTACATTTAAACCATCAATTCACCTTTAATCTTCAGTTTTCATGTCATTTTGATGTCTTTTCAACACTAATTGTCCAGTTGGCTGTACTTGACCCTGATGGCTGCCAGCCTTATTTGTTATCAGTTATTGGACAGActaatattttgtgtgtgttttagaagATAGCAATATGATTCTGAGCCAAGTACAAATGTGAAAGCAACAAAACTGTAAAGTCACGATGTAAAAAAAGGATTATCTGTTTGCTTTAACAGACTTACAGTAAAAACCAGAGAGTGTTTATAATTCAAGAGAAACGAATCTTATTTCGCTGCCTCTTGATCATTTGCCTGTAAAAATCCTTGTTTAGTGTGGTTAAAGCAGCACGAAGGAAATATTTGACTTGTCATTCTGTGCAAACAGGTAAGAACATCATATACAATCCTTTtgcttatattttaaacttaatattGGATAGTAATTTGACCTTATATGATAATGCATTCAGAGTTTTGCTTGATTAATCTTGTATGTTGATGCACAAAATTAagcattttgtatattttagatGTGCTGTTTCATGTGGACTAATCTTAATGATTTTCTTCTGCCAGTGCAGTTTATATTGAAGCATCTTCAAAGATGTCTGAGTCGTCTTCAAGTCAGTATGTGGATCAGTTCAGCTGTCCAGTGTGTTTAGATCCGCTGAAGGAGCCGGTGACGATTCCCTGTGGACACAGTTACTGTATGAGCTGTATTACTGACTGCTGGAGCCTGAAGGAGCAGGAGCCTCTGTACCGCTGTCCCCAATGCAGAGAGAGCTTCAGTCAGAGACCTCTACTGAAGAAGAACACTTTGATAGCTGAGATGATGGAGACGCTGCAGAAGACGGCCCTACAGacgcctgctgctgctgctgctgtgaaCTGTGATGTTTGCACTACAGAGAAGAACAGAGCTGTAAAGTCCTGTCTGCAGTGCTTGGCCTCCTTCTGCCAAACTCACCTGCAGCTTCACTATGAGTCTCCTGTGTTTATGAAGCACAAACTAGTGGACGCCTCCAGACACATTCAGGAGAACATCTGCCCCAGTCATGGGAAACCGCTGGAGATTTACTGTCAGGATGATCATCAGTGTATTTGTTGTCTGTGCATGATTGAGAGTCATAAAAATCACAGTGTGCTGTCTGTGGATTCAGAATGGACCAACAAGAAGGTAATGAATGCTAATTGTTGTCATTTCGGTTATATTTCTAttgtatatatatgaaaatatatatgtatatttgataAGATTGAAGAGTCTATTTCTACCTTTAttgatttttgtatatttacattttcagaaaGATTTAGAGAAGATGACGGTGGAGCGTTTAAAGCTGATTGAAAATCGAGAGAAAGGTCTATGGGAACTCAGTGAAGCTGTCAAGTGTTTTAAAGTGAGTATCAGAACGTGcagtgctgtttactgtataGTGCTCGTAAAAGTGTGGAGAGATTTAAACAATATACTGTCATTTGCATTGATTAATTATAAAAATCAGAGAAAAAGTATTTGCAATATTGGGAAATCTCTTCTATAATAAACAggcaaaattttacattttctttcCCAATTTACGGTACTGATAGTATACTTGATCAGCATTTGTATTTCtacaaaatattaatgataacgTATTAGCAAATAATGTGGAAATTGTTGAATGAATAGAGTATTTAGGCTGTTGTTTCCGTGCATGATCACGTCTCTCCGTCTCCACCAGAGTTCAGCTGACGAGGCGGTGGAGAAAATGGAGAAGGTGTTCACTGAGCTCATCTGCTCTCTGGAGAAGAAACGCTCTGAGATTAAAGAGCAGATCAGAGCTCAGGAGAAGACTGAGACAGATCGAGCAGAGCAACTTCACCAACATCTGCATCAAGAGCTGACACAACTCAGAAAAACACAAGCAGAGATCCACAAACTGATCACTACTGAAGACCAGATCCACTGTCTGAAGGTGATACAAGGCATTTCATCACAATATACAGAATATTTGTACACGAACTTACTGTATAACAATTGAATCTTTTCAGagctgtgagt
This genomic interval from Danio aesculapii chromosome 15, fDanAes4.1, whole genome shotgun sequence contains the following:
- the ftr76 gene encoding E3 ubiquitin/ISG15 ligase TRIM25 codes for the protein MSESSSSQYVDQFSCPVCLDPLKEPVTIPCGHSYCMSCITDCWSLKEQEPLYRCPQCRESFSQRPLLKKNTLIAEMMETLQKTALQTPAAAAAVNCDVCTTEKNRAVKSCLQCLASFCQTHLQLHYESPVFMKHKLVDASRHIQENICPSHGKPLEIYCQDDHQCICCLCMIESHKNHSVLSVDSEWTNKKKDLEKMTVERLKLIENREKGLWELSEAVKCFKSSADEAVEKMEKVFTELICSLEKKRSEIKEQIRAQEKTETDRAEQLHQHLHQELTQLRKTQAEIHKLITTEDQIHCLKSCESVCVLPTFEDVPSFTSHTHLSFKDLSFSAFREALEDACRQQTDAIYRAVSNVHTVKPSEPKTYNDFLQYFCQPHLDQNTAHKNLILSEENRRISYSDLDQHYPDHPERFAAYCNVMCKEGLTGRCYWEVECSGKIWVVAVCYKGISRKGNTGDTILGYNKQSWRLSRYQKNIVFLHNGEVVSIPVFHSSRIGVYLDHRAGILSFYSISKTMTLIHKVQTTFTELLYPAFGLGECSVRIIKQKRFLKDQK
- the LOC130242047 gene encoding tripartite motif-containing protein 16-like; its protein translation is MNTVFQLLSTLCIHLQSSADEAVEKMEKVFTELICSLEKKRSEIKEQIRAQEKTETDRAEQLHQHLHQELTQLRKTQAEIHKLITTEDHIHCLKSCESVCVLPNYEDVPNFTPHTHLSFKDLSFSAFREALEDTCQQQTAAIYGAVSNVHVVQTPNAFLQYFCQLELDPNTANKELKLSEDNRKVSYSHTVQRYPDHPERFDPCNYVLCKEGLTGRCYWEVECSGNEWAVAVCYKGIERKGMGDCRFGFNKISWRLGYCLPNFCFIHGNRLVRVPLASRIGVYLDHRAGFLSFYSVSDTMTLLYKVQTTFTEPLYPGFLTGNGSSVRIMPTKDSSERPEMNIID